tggatcagactggattcgcgttagccccgcccactgactttgatgggtcagtttgacagttttaagtaattcatgaagcactgcaacgcaggatcatgaaatgtaaatgtaaatagtgaaataagtatatatgtattttacataacatgaatctgtatttgaattaattaatgacacatttattaacacatttatgtatttaattctatttttaattaattaatgacacatttaagtaattatttaattgtgtatttatttacttaattgtggcacttttagtcctccatacaggaggaggaaggacaataaacaagctgcactctggatACAGACAGGacgttgctgaggtgaaatgcattctgggatatgtgtctctcacaagaacggatgagcctgctccgatgctgGCCCgctaaatggggggggggggaagaggagtcacatccgggtattatgaccgttctcggccagatgcggactttaaaGTTGGAGCAGTACTCGGGCTGctactgatgacgtttcacgagtccacgagaacgcGTATTGAGAAAGGACCTCTGTGTCCGCTGGTGAGCGCGTGCTCAGAGTGAAACCAAAAGTGAGTGTCCCTTCGGATATAGCGCTCGTCATTTGTTACGTTTACAGTCGTAGGACACGCTTTGACCTCACTTTGCTCCGACCTACACGTGTGTTGCGCGTCATTGGATTGGAAAATATCTTTACCGGACAGGACAGCTGTACGCTTCGGCTGCATTGTCAAATAAACGTCCAAAAACCAGGGTCTATCGCAGGCTTGTAGGGGAAAGCTAAAGCCATGGGTTCGTCTCAGAGCTCGGATTCAGCCTCTGGAAACAATGAGTCTTCTGCGGCAGGACCGTCCACCTCGCTCCCACAGGTAAGTGTTTAGGTGTCCAGGTGTTGCCTGTTCCTCCGGAGATCCTCCAGGAGTTCCTCCTGCATCTTCGTCCCCATCAGGTGGATTGGTGTTTGTCGGCCAGTGGGCCGTCAGTGGAGAGAAGTGGCTGACagtcagggccggcgctagccatttgggtgccctaagcacaaatgcttggtggtgcccccaccccccaaccaaccgaccaaccaaccaccaccaccaccaccaccaaatgaataacaaccattcagaatttcttagttaggttctcatCATttcccaaataacttctaaacataaataatttacataaacaaacatgaaaagaaatccattataaaaaagataaaattataaataccaaataccaccacaattactaaaagcacagatttggaactgaacattgtaaacgcagaaagtattcaagtttaaaaccgtgtaagtaataatgtgcaaatTTCTTCAGTAATTAATAtgcataagtacaaataataataataatggtccttacaagacaaagtttggggacccctgatttaaaacattttcttacctgagagcgacgcgcgagcatcatcccgctgtctcttctttcttccgACTCTTGATgtcttttcgaagccatttcaaagctgtctgccacatttgagatttgaggcataatcgaacaaaccactgggaggtggcctactgtgatgatttttcacgtcccagatgtTTTGAtacccccccaggcacttggtgccctgcgcgcagtgcgtgatgtgaGTGTGCAGAGCGCCGGCGCTGATGACAGTGAGTCTCAGTGGAAAGAGAGATGTCGAAGAGAGGGATATCGCCCCCGTGATCCTTCCAAGATGAACAAAGACTGGAGGTTGTTTTACTTCATGtgcaagaagagaagaaatctTCTAAAGAATCCCAGAGCACAACGTAAGAAGCCACAGAACGGATTTCACTCTCCATCTGTTTGCCATCACCCCTTTTTATTCTCTGAACCCCCCTCTTTGTTTTCATAGATGGAATGACGGACTGGAAGATACTGGAGAATGGAGGTGATGGATGGCGTGTTGAGGGACTCAGGACGCCACATCCAAATGAGACAGTCCAGCAAAACTTTATGACCTCTTTCGGGTCAGTCCTCACCAGCAGAGCTCCAGACAGCAGATGCCAGTGTGTGTTATGCTACATttggatggagcagcagaatAAACCCTCTCTGTTCTCTGCAGGATGTGCAGGAAGTCCCAGCTGATTGATTTGGAGGCGGAAGGTTACAACCCATCGTTCATGGATCGATTTCAGCCAGAAATCAGAATTTCTGATtggtgtgtcacggtttggtctctcttcctgttctattttgtagttttcatgtctcttgtgttcctgggtagcttcacttcctgccttgtcctgtgattgcctgattgattccacctgtgtccaatcacctgcacctcccttgtgtatttaagccctgtgtgcctgttgtccttcgtcgtgtcattgtctatatgtccctcgctgttggagcacgttattgggtTTTGTatagaataaagagcacattgatcgagaacctctgcatttgagtcctgcttccgtcTGCTCCTCCACGCGATCCTGACACGGTGAGAAGAACAAGCACGAAGaactctccctctcgctctcctcttgATGGCACCTGTAAAATCTTATTACACATGATCTTATTGCATTTAATCCAGCACCCAGAAGGAGAGGCGGGTTTTTGAGTAGCACAAGTTGCTGTAAGGAAGTCTGCTACATGTACGATGAGTAAATGAAGACAGGCAAATCATGCAGCATATCTTaacaaacaggaaaacagaAGCTTCTTTTAAACTATGAATGAAATGTTTGCCATGAGTggggaaaatataaaaatctgtCCGTCCTAACTGTACTGGgtatggaggccaaatgttatTCAAGTCTAATAGTGCAACACAGAACATTTGTTGAGTTATT
This sequence is a window from Pungitius pungitius chromosome 1, fPunPun2.1, whole genome shotgun sequence. Protein-coding genes within it:
- the LOC119223024 gene encoding F-box only protein 6-like, producing the protein MGSSQSSDSASGNNESSAAGPSTSLPQALGALRAVRDVSVQSAGADDSESQWKERCRREGYRPRDPSKMNKDWRLFYFMCKKRRNLLKNPRAQHGMTDWKILENGGDGWRVEGLRTPHPNETVQQNFMTSFGMCRKSQLIDLEAEGYNPSFMDRFQPEIRISDWYSPRSDCDSEYELRVKLLNHKEESVQTFAPDKIYFGPWNEWTEKWNQITHVFQDYGPGVRYIDFIHGGKDMKFWKGWYGIRVTDSCVEINPAIGS